A region from the Sebastes umbrosus isolate fSebUmb1 chromosome 18, fSebUmb1.pri, whole genome shotgun sequence genome encodes:
- the fndc4a gene encoding uncharacterized protein fndc4a: MARLLVLVNSVVLLLFGSDMFLVGAICVCVCVCVCVCVFVCVAHVPISHLPAAVIALFCRQYDIIKDNDSSNSKEKAKPSSERSTPEHHSGGLLRSKFHPSVPSINIIEV, translated from the exons ATGGCTCGCCTGCTTGTTTTGGTCAACTCCGTGGTCCTGTTGCTTTTTGGCAGCGACATGTTCTTGGTAGGAGCGA tttgtgtgtgtgtgtgtgtgtgtgtgtgtgtgtgtgtgtttgtgtgtgttgcacatGTGCCCATCTCTCACCTCCCGGCAGCTGTTATTGCCCTGTTCTGCCGACAGTATGACATCATCAAAGACAACGACTCCAGTAACAGTAAGGAGAAGGCCAAGCCGTCGTCGGAGAGGAGCACGCCGGAGCACCACAGCGGAGGGCTGCTGAGGAGCAAG TTTCATCCTTCTGTGCCGTCTATCAACATCATTGAAGTTTGA